In Oryza sativa Japonica Group chromosome 2, ASM3414082v1, the following are encoded in one genomic region:
- the LOC4330111 gene encoding L-type lectin-domain containing receptor kinase SIT1-like: protein MRRPELIMRSLPLILFLSLGSFHLAAAAVDDQFTFDGFAGVNLTLDGTAVVTPGGLLMLTNGTTLLKGHAFYPSPLRFFHEATSGGGSSTVRSFSTAFVFGIVSEYADLSSPGLAFVVAKSRDFSSALQSQYMGLANARNNGNASNHFLAVELDTIVNAEFGDMSDNHVGIDVDGLASAAADDAGYHDDRTGAFVNMSLLSRAAARVWVDFDARTSLVNVTMAPLELPKPTTPLLSAAVNLSAVIEDEAYVGFSSSTGVVASRHYVLAWSFKMDGPAPSLNVSKLPALPVTIARAPSNVLKILLPIASAALVSALAIAVLVIHRRRRRYAELKEEWEVAFGPHRFSYKDLFRATNGFSDERLLGFGGFGRVYKGVLLVSRVEIAVKKVSHESRQGMKEFIAEVVSIGQLRHRNLVQLLGYCRQKGELLLVYDYMPNGSLDKYLYAENSKILSWAQRFRIIKGIASSILYLHEDWEQVVLHRDIKASNVLLDAEMNCRLGDFGLARLYDRGTDPHTTHVVGTIGYLAPELGHTGRPSKASDIFAFGVFMLEVTCGRRPVLQDTNGGQLLLVDMVLEHWRQGTVTDAVDPRLQGDFAVEEASLVLKLCLLCSHPLPSARPGIRQVVQLLDGAMPLPELSQAHLSCNMLALMQNQMGNSCSVASSVAGNISDIPRAR from the coding sequence ATGCGGCGTCCCGAGCTAATCATGCGGTCCCTTCCTCTAATTCTCTTCCTAAGCCTTGGGAGTTTCCacctcgccgcagccgccgttGATGACCAGTTCACCTTCGACGGCTTCGCCGGCGTGAACCTCACACTCGACGGCACGGCCGTGGTCACGCCGGGCGGCCTCCTCATGCTGACGAACGGCACGACTCTGCTGAAAGGCCACGCCTTCTACCCTTCTCCCCTGCGTTTCTTTCAcgaggcgacgagcggcggcggatcctCCACCGTGCGGTCCTTCTCGACGGCGTTCGTGTTCGGCATCGTCAGCGAGTACGCCGACCTGAGCAGCCCCGGCCTGGCGTTCGTCGTCGCCAAGAGCCGCGACTTCTCGTCGGCGCTGCAGAGCCAGTACATGGGCCTGGCCAACGCGCGCAACAACGGCAACGCCAGCAACCACTTCCTCGCCGTGGAGCTGGACACCATCGTCAACGCCGAGTTCGGCGACATGAGCGACAACCACGTCGGGATCGACGTGGACGGcctcgcgtccgccgccgccgacgacgcgggCTACCACGACGACCGCACCGGCGCGTTCGTGAACATGAGCCTGCTcagccgcgcggcggcgcgggtgtgGGTGGACTTCGACGCGCGCACCTCGCTCGTCAACGTCACCATGGCTCCCCTCGAGCTGCCCAAGCCGACGACGCCGCTGCTCTCCGCCGCCGTGAACCTCTCGGCCGTGATCGAAGACGAAGCCTACGTCGGCTTCTCCTCGTCCACCGGCGTCGTCGCGAGCCGCCACTACGTGCTTGCCTGGAGCTTCAAGATGGACGGGCCAGCACCATCGCTAAACGTATCAAAGCTGCCGGCGTTGCCTGTCACGATCGCCAGGGCTCCGTCCAACGTTCTGAAGATACTATTGCCCATAGCCTCGGCCGCACTGGTGTCGGCATTGGCCATTGCTGTTCTTGTGATTCACCGGAGACGACGCAGGTATGCGGAGCTTAAAGAGGAGTGGGAGGTTGCGTTTGGGCCACACCGGTTCTCATACAAGGATCTGTTCCGTGCCACGAATGGTTTCTCCGATGAGCGATTGCTTGGCTTTGGAGGATTTGGAAGGGTGTACAAGGGAGTACTACTGGTATCCCGAGTGGAGATTGCAGTGAAGAAGGTATCTCACGAGTCGAGGCAGGGAATGAAGGAGTTCATTGCCGAGGTGGTTAGCATTGGTCAACTTCGACACCGGAACCTTGTGCAGTTGCTTGGATATTGTCGGCAGAAGGGTGAGCTACTGTTAGTCTATGATTATATGCCAAATGGTAGTCTTGATAAGTATCTGTATGCTGAGAACAGCAAAATCTTGAGTTGGGCTCAAAGGTTTAGAATCATCAAAGGCATCGCATCGAGCATATTGTATCTCCATGAGGATTGGGAACAAGTCGTTCTGCATCGAGACATCAAGGCAAGCAACGTATTGTTGGACGCCGAAATGAACTGTCGGCTAGGTGACTTTGGCCTTGCAAGGTTATATGATCGTGGCACCGACCCACACACCACACACGTGGTTGGCACAATAGGGTACCTAGCCCCCGAGCTAGGGCACACCGGCAGGCCATCGAAGGCGTCCGACATCTTCGCCTTCGGTGTGTTCATGCTAGAGGTTACCTGCGGACGGCGGCCTGTCTTGCAAGACACGAACGGCGGTCAACTCTTGTTGGTGGACATGGTGCTGGAGCATTGGCGGCAAGGGACGGTCACTGACGCTGTGGACCCACGGCTGCAAGGCGACTTTGCCGTGGAAGAAGCAAGCCTGGTGCTGAAACTATGCTTGCTTTGTTCACATCCTCTGCCCAGTGCTCGTCCGGGCATACGGCAAGTCGTGCAGTTGCTAGACGGTGCCATGCCACTCCCAGAGCTATCACAAGCTCACCTAAGCTGTAACATGCTGGCCTTGATGCAAAATCAGATGGGCAACTCATGCTCTGTTGCGTCGTCGGTAGCTGGTAATATCTCTGACATTCCTCGAGCGAGATGA
- the LOC4330110 gene encoding uncharacterized protein, with protein sequence MVKGDRQERCLPSIHLRCRPCHRHLTTFSQGVHSAFAIAMGVHSALSVQCISFPTCRLCRRLNHTDQRHIQQAKSVRVGVADTTTQAQAQALHRLVSRGSPRPAVPCRGEPSISAAPSKHHPKAVQFARPVSHLLCLPLTPYYECPVATTAHKHTRTRRGCLLSLPAFPLLCSPLPARALGSCIAPPSTEMVAAAEWWEATIAAYTGLSPAAFFTAVAVAAALYVAVSGLLTRRPPPLPRRQEEARASQPLPPPVQLGEVTEEELRVYDGSDPNKPLLMAIKGQIYDVTQSRMFYGPGGPYALFAGRDASRALAKMSFELDDLTGDVSGLGPIELEALHEWEGKFMSKYVKVGTIKKIIPVSEGDAATHGGTSDRGIDVGTIESNRVPEPEENGATSHADAVEKSDADVSTHNHEDVVEKSDELLESGVDTRSTHEDAVGKPKEETEDADVQKTISTEVAGEGKGAPDEDDRNTCSLEDAIEKPKETAYIDVKDTSGHEVAGEPKEAPDVDGNNTSSNQDGSG encoded by the exons ATGGTAAAAGGCGACCGACAGGAGCGCTGTTTGCCGTCCATCCATCTCCGATGCCGACCCTGCCACCGTCATCTGACGACGTTTTCCCAGGGCGTTCACAGTGCGTTTGCAATAGCAATGGGCGTTCACAGTGCGTTGAGCGTACAGTGCATTTCCTTTCCTACATGTCGCCTTTGCCGTCGCCTCAACCACACCGACCAGCGTCACATCCAGCAAGCAAAGTCCGTGCGTGTGGGCGTGGCTGACACCACGAcgcaggcgcaggcgcaggcgcTGCACAGGTTGGTTTCTAGAGGGTCGCCTCGCCCCGCCGTGCCGTGTCGAGGCGAGCCGTCCATCTCCGCCGCACCATCCAAACACCATCCGAAAGCGGTACAGTTCGCGCGTCCCGTCTCCCACCTGCTCTGCTTGCCACTGACTCCGTACTACGAGTGCCCAGTTGCCACCACTGCGCACAAGCACACGCGCACGCGGCGAGGCTGCTTGCTATCTCTTCCGGCCTTCCCTCTGCTCTGCTCCCCCTTGCCGGCTCGGGCTCTCGGTTCTTGCATTGCACCGCCGTCCACGGAGATGGTCGCTGCGGCGGAGTGGTGGGAGGCCACCATCGCGGCGTACACGGGGCTGTCTCCCGCGGCGTTCTTCACGGCcgtggcggtggccgccgcgctGTACGTCGCGGTGTCCGGTCTCCtcacgcggcggccgccgccgctgcctaggagacaggaggaggcgagggcgtcgcagccgctgccgccaccggtGCAGCTCGGGGAGGtgacggaggaggagctgagGGTCTACGACGGGTCCGACCCCAACAAGCCGCTGCTCATGGCCATCAAGGGCCAAATCTACGATGTCACGCAGAGCAG GATGTTCTATGGACCTGGTGGCCCATACGCACTGTTTGCAGGCAGAGATGCTAGTAGAGCTTTGGCGAAGATGTCCTTCGAGCTGGATGATTTAACCGGCGACGTTTCTGGCTTAGGCCCCATTGAGCTCGAGGCTCTACACGAATGGGAGGGCAAATTCATGAGCAAGTACGTGAAGGTTGGAACAATCAAGAAGATCATCCCGGTGTCAGAGGGAGATGCTGCAACTCATGGTGGGACATCTGATAGAGGCATCGATGTAGGCACAATAGAGAGCAACCGTGTGCCAGAACCAGAGGAAAATGGAGCTACAAGTCATGCAGATGCAGTGGAAAAATCAGATGCTGATGTGAGCACACACAACCACGAGGATGTTGTAGAGAAGTCGGATGAGCTGCTGGAATCAGGTGTGGATACTAGAAGCACCCATGAAGATGCAGTGGGGAAGCCAAAGGAAGAAACAGAAGATGCAGATGTTCAGAAAACGATCAGCACTGAAGTTGCAGGTGAGGGAAAGGGAGCACCTGATGAAGATGACAGGAACACGTGCAGTCTGGAAGACGCAATTGAGAAGCCAAAGGAAACGGCATACATTGATGTGAAGGATACAAGCGGCCATGAAGTTGCTGGAGAACCAAAGGAAGCACCAGATGTGGATGGGAACAATACAAGCAGCAATCAAGATGGCAGTGGATGA
- the LOC4330112 gene encoding plant UBX domain-containing protein 7 produces the protein MDNAAAVATFMEITSCGSQEAAVQHLASCRWDLDAALNRYFIFGGVLAAAPAPAPVADVAPPAALDDGVRAPIPARSDTLYGDMYGGARRRDRDSRPAPSVWEDEPPAVTPSVAPVYIQMPSANPAVAPVQIQMPSETAASVPAAPVPVHAPSQPPVVAIAVKKEQNEKDEEEDNGRDDDDDGYSDSDYGMDTDDDDDRYDECIEKTPSPPPKSTQQQATTLAEMYRRPRELMHDADFHSTKVHAARQDRWLLLNLQSAGEFASQMHNRDLWADQVIARVVRESFVFSLLENSYGDDDDEASKVCCFYKLHDQLPAVLVIDPITGQMLAKWSGVIQPETFLVDIEEYSKSKPSMRSKPYIFQRKPMPVRSAPAASEQHHQEPAMVDTAAPMDIHNVQEPDTAAPAPAPVVEHGVQQPATAGAGAQQPADEQDDDDQPMEGEKMYRMRVRFPDGSVVTKEFGCKRRVAVLFNYCRSVLHDKPQAFKIKRLLGVGGAFHELPQGDHSFEDLGLNCATVSVILDT, from the coding sequence ATGGACaacgccgctgccgtcgccaccTTCATGGAGATCACCTCCTGCGGATCCCAGGAGGCCGCCGTGCAGCACCTCGCCTCCTGCAGGTGGGACCTCGACGCCGCCCTCAACCGCTACTTCATCTTCGGCGGCGTGTtggccgccgctcccgctcccgctccggtcgccgacgtcgcgccgcccgctgcGCTGGATGACGGGGTGCGCGCTCCCATCCCCGCCCGCTCCGACACGCTGTACGGCGACATGTACGGCGGCGCCAGGCGCCGTGACCGTGATTCCCGTCCCGCCCCGTCCGTTTGGGAGGACGAGCCGCCGGCGGTGACACCCTCGGTGGCGCCGGTGTATATACAGATGCCATCTGCGAATCCCGCGGTGGCGCCGGTGCAAATACAGATGCCATCTGAGACGGCGGCCTCGGTGCCCGCTGCGCCGGTGCCCGTACACGCTCCATCTCAGCCCCCCGTGGTTGCAATCGCCGTCAAGAAAGAACAAAACGAGAAAGACGAGGAGGAAGACAacggccgcgacgacgacgacgacggctacaGCGACAGCGACTACGGCATGGacacggacgacgacgacgaccgctaCGACGAGTGCATAGAGAAAACGCCATCTCCACCACCCAAGTCGACGCAGCAACAGGCGACGACGCTCGCCGAGATGTaccgccgcccgcgcgagctCATGCACGACGCGGACTTCCACAGCACCAAGGTGCACGCGGCGCGTCAGGACCGGTGGCTGCTGCTCAACCTGCAGTCCGCCGGCGAGTTTGCGTCGCAGATGCACAACCGGGACCTGTGGGCCGACCAGGTGATCGCCCGGGTCGTGAGAGAGAGCTTCGTCTTCTCGCTGCTCGAGAACAGTtacggcgacgatgacgacgaggccAGCAAAGTTTGCTGCTTCTACAAGCTCCATGACCAGCTTCCCGCCGTGCTCGTCATCGACCCCATCACCGGGCAGATGCTGGCCAAGTGGAGCGGCGTCATCCAGCCCGAAACCTTCCTGGTGGACATCGAAGAATACAGCAAATCGAAGCCGAGCATGCGTTCCAAACCCTATATATTCCAAAGAAAGCCCATGCCGGTAAGGTCAGCACCTGCAGCCAGCGAGCAGCATCATCAAGAACCGGCAATGGTTGACACTGCTGCGCCTATGGATATCCACAATGTTCAAGAACCAGACACTGCTGCGCCTGCACCTGCACCTGTGGTCGAACACGGTGTTCAACAACCTGCgactgccggcgccggcgcacaGCAACCAGCAGATGAACAAGATGATGATGACCAGCCGATGGAAGGTGAGAAGATGTACAGGATGAGGGTACGATTCCCCGATGGCTCTGTGGTCACCAAAGAGTTCGGCTGCAAGCGGAGGGTGGCAGTGCTCTTCAATTACTGCAGATCGGTGCTCCATGACAAGCCGCAGGCGTTCAAGATCAAGAGGTtgctcggcgtcggcggagcTTTCCACGAGTTGCCCCAAGGTGACCACTCGTTTGAAGATTTGGGCCTGAACTGCGCGACTGTCTCAGTAATTTTGGATACTTAG